Proteins co-encoded in one Opitutus terrae PB90-1 genomic window:
- a CDS encoding ABC transporter permease, with protein MWERILTMLRKEFRSIFRDPRMRMVIFGLPVIQTLIFGYAVTLDVRNVQLVLVDHDQSTASRDFAARFTGSGYFTIVRHTPDLAAASAAIDAARASAILQLNAGFGADLHAGRTAVAQLIVDGSDSNTAQFVLNYAGVIARTFDQEVLLAAAERRTGRTTSVGRVELRPRAWFNADLESRDFYVPGIIATLVMLVGLMLTSMAIVREKEVGTIEQIMVTPIRPVEFILGKCAPFAVIGYINVVMVVLVGLFWFGIPMRGSFLLLLLGTTLFLLSTLGIGLFISTVSGTQQQAMMTTFFFFFPAMLLSGFVYPIANMPEVVQWLTFLDPLRYFLVIIRGIFLKGVGLEILWPQLLGLLVLGVVVLGFAVSRFKKTLA; from the coding sequence ATGTGGGAACGCATCCTCACCATGCTCCGCAAGGAGTTTCGCTCGATCTTCCGCGATCCACGGATGCGGATGGTCATCTTCGGACTGCCCGTGATCCAGACGCTGATTTTCGGCTACGCCGTGACGCTGGACGTCCGCAACGTTCAGCTCGTGCTCGTCGACCACGATCAAAGCACGGCGAGCCGCGATTTCGCGGCGCGTTTCACCGGCTCGGGCTATTTCACGATCGTGCGGCACACGCCCGATCTCGCGGCGGCGAGCGCCGCGATCGATGCCGCGCGTGCGTCGGCCATCCTGCAGCTGAACGCCGGTTTCGGTGCCGATCTGCACGCCGGGCGGACGGCGGTGGCGCAGTTGATCGTCGATGGCTCGGATTCAAACACCGCGCAGTTCGTGCTCAACTACGCCGGCGTCATCGCGCGCACCTTCGACCAGGAGGTGCTGCTGGCGGCCGCGGAACGGCGCACCGGCCGGACGACGTCCGTGGGCCGGGTCGAACTCCGGCCGCGCGCCTGGTTCAACGCTGATCTCGAGAGCCGCGATTTCTACGTCCCCGGAATCATCGCGACGCTGGTCATGCTCGTCGGCCTCATGCTGACCAGCATGGCGATCGTCCGCGAAAAGGAGGTCGGCACGATCGAGCAGATCATGGTCACGCCGATTCGGCCGGTGGAATTCATCCTCGGCAAATGCGCACCGTTCGCGGTGATCGGCTACATCAATGTCGTCATGGTAGTCCTGGTGGGCCTGTTCTGGTTCGGGATCCCGATGCGCGGCAGTTTTCTGCTCCTGCTGCTCGGCACGACGCTCTTCCTGCTCAGCACGCTCGGCATTGGACTGTTCATTTCGACGGTGAGCGGCACGCAGCAGCAGGCGATGATGACGACGTTCTTCTTCTTCTTTCCGGCGATGCTGCTCTCCGGCTTCGTGTATCCGATCGCCAATATGCCGGAGGTGGTGCAGTGGCTGACGTTCCTGGACCCGCTGCGCTATTTCCTGGTGATCATTCGCGGCATCTTCCTCAAGGGCGTCGGGCTCGAAATCCTCTGGCCGCAGCTGCTCGGGTTGCTCGTGCTCGGCGTGGTGGTGCTGGGTTTCGCCGTCAGCCGCTTCAAGAAGACGCTCGCGTGA